Proteins encoded within one genomic window of Acidimicrobiales bacterium:
- the sufD gene encoding Fe-S cluster assembly protein SufD, whose translation MNDWLVTRRASAEATLNGVALPTSDLEVWRYSRIDGLDLGRYAAVADAGPADPAVEHPLVPAERAALVVVRDDRIVHLEVNAPGLSVRALSDFAEAPAELGSAISEPDAFTLRNDAYSESGVVVDVAANAVVDTPVVVVHDVTVDGALVYPRILVRAGTSANVTVLDVALSAEIDALILPVVELCAGANASLRYESVQALGPKVWQIATAGARVERDGHLTCAAIALGGAYARARLDSKVLGPGASAELIAAYFGSGEQIHDFRTMQDHHAPKTSSDLLFKGVLTDTSRSVYSGLIRIRPGASGSAAFQTNRNLVLGEGAHADSVPNLEIEENDVKCSHASAVGPVDADQRFYLEARGVPTEVAERLIVLGFFDDIIERTPVVELRDALRTAVALKFAAAGGVL comes from the coding sequence GTGAATGACTGGCTGGTGACCCGACGCGCCTCGGCCGAGGCGACTTTGAACGGCGTCGCGCTGCCTACTTCCGACCTCGAAGTGTGGCGCTACAGCCGTATCGACGGTCTCGACCTCGGCCGCTACGCCGCCGTGGCCGACGCCGGCCCCGCGGATCCGGCGGTCGAGCACCCGCTCGTGCCCGCCGAGCGCGCCGCCCTCGTCGTCGTGCGCGACGACCGCATCGTGCACCTCGAGGTCAACGCTCCCGGCTTGAGCGTGCGCGCGCTGTCCGACTTCGCCGAGGCTCCGGCCGAGCTGGGCTCGGCGATCAGCGAGCCCGACGCCTTCACCCTGCGCAACGACGCCTACAGCGAGTCGGGCGTCGTCGTCGACGTCGCCGCCAACGCCGTCGTCGACACGCCCGTGGTCGTGGTCCACGACGTCACCGTCGACGGCGCCCTCGTGTATCCCCGCATCCTGGTGCGCGCCGGCACGTCGGCCAATGTCACCGTGCTCGACGTGGCGCTCTCGGCCGAGATCGACGCGCTGATCCTGCCCGTCGTCGAACTGTGCGCCGGCGCCAACGCCTCGCTGCGCTACGAGTCCGTCCAGGCGCTCGGGCCGAAGGTGTGGCAGATCGCCACGGCCGGTGCGCGCGTCGAACGCGACGGCCACCTCACCTGCGCGGCGATCGCGCTCGGCGGCGCGTACGCCCGCGCCCGGCTCGACTCCAAGGTCCTCGGCCCGGGTGCCTCAGCCGAACTCATCGCCGCCTACTTCGGTTCGGGCGAGCAGATCCACGACTTCCGCACGATGCAGGACCACCACGCGCCCAAGACCAGCAGCGATCTGCTGTTCAAGGGCGTGCTGACCGACACGTCCCGGTCGGTGTACTCGGGCCTCATCCGCATCCGTCCCGGCGCCTCGGGATCAGCGGCGTTCCAGACCAATCGCAACCTTGTCCTCGGCGAGGGCGCCCACGCCGACTCGGTGCCCAACCTCGAGATCGAAGAGAACGACGTGAAGTGTTCGCACGCGTCCGCCGTCGGGCCCGTCGACGCCGACCAGCGCTTCTACCTGGAAGCCCGGGGCGTGCCGACCGAAGTGGCCGAGCGGCTCATCGTGCTCGGTTTCTTCGACGACATCATCGAGCGCACGCCCGTCGTCGAGCTGCGCGACGCGCTGCGCACCGCCGTTGCCCTGAAGTTCGCCGCCGCCGGAGGGGTGCTGTGA
- a CDS encoding non-heme iron oxygenase ferredoxin subunit: MSRVRLCSVKELSDEAATRFEVEGHKIAAALIGGRVYAIGDVCSHADYSLSEGELYAGELELECPKHGSTFSLLDGEPQCLPATAPVPVYATEVDGDDVYVELP; encoded by the coding sequence GTGAGCCGGGTGCGTCTGTGTTCGGTGAAGGAGCTGTCCGACGAGGCGGCGACGCGTTTCGAAGTCGAGGGCCACAAGATCGCTGCGGCGTTGATCGGCGGGCGCGTGTATGCCATCGGCGACGTCTGCTCGCACGCCGACTACTCGCTGTCCGAAGGCGAGCTGTACGCCGGCGAACTCGAACTCGAGTGCCCGAAGCACGGCTCGACGTTCAGCCTGCTCGACGGCGAACCGCAGTGCCTGCCCGCTACCGCCCCCGTCCCGGTGTACGCCACCGAGGTCGACGGCGACGACGTATACGTGGAGTTGCCGTGA
- the sufC gene encoding Fe-S cluster assembly ATPase SufC — MSVLSIRGLTASIPGRDILKGIDLEVRSGEVHAVMGPNGSGKSTLSHVLAGKPGYEVTGGVVELDGENLLALPAWERAQRGLFLAMQYPIEVPGVSVTDALTEAFRASGRAVEPVGDLIRAEAARIGFDERFIHRPLNVDLSGGERKRNETMQLGVLRPKFAILDELDSGLDVDALRDVARRIEAATQEDNLGVLAITHYSRLLTELRPDVVHVLAGGRIVATGGPELAQQLEETGYAGYAEDDVVPTPAADDPFADPFA; from the coding sequence GTGAGCGTGCTCTCCATCCGTGGGCTCACGGCGTCGATTCCCGGCCGCGACATCCTCAAGGGCATCGACCTCGAGGTGCGCAGCGGTGAGGTGCACGCTGTCATGGGACCCAACGGTTCGGGCAAGTCGACGCTGAGCCACGTGCTCGCCGGCAAACCGGGCTACGAGGTCACCGGTGGCGTCGTCGAACTCGACGGCGAGAACCTGCTGGCACTGCCGGCCTGGGAGCGCGCCCAGCGCGGCTTGTTCCTCGCCATGCAGTACCCGATCGAAGTGCCGGGCGTCTCGGTGACCGACGCGCTGACCGAGGCGTTCCGCGCCAGTGGCCGCGCCGTCGAGCCGGTGGGGGACCTCATCCGCGCCGAGGCGGCGCGCATCGGCTTCGACGAGCGGTTCATCCACCGCCCGCTCAACGTCGACCTGTCGGGCGGCGAGCGCAAGCGCAACGAGACCATGCAGCTCGGCGTGCTGCGCCCGAAGTTCGCCATTCTCGACGAGCTCGACTCGGGCCTCGACGTCGACGCGTTGCGCGACGTGGCCCGCCGCATCGAAGCGGCCACGCAGGAGGACAACCTCGGCGTGCTGGCGATCACCCACTACTCGCGTCTGCTGACCGAGCTGCGCCCCGACGTCGTGCACGTCCTGGCCGGAGGTCGCATCGTGGCCACCGGCGGCCCCGAATTGGCCCAGCAACTCGAAGAGACGGGCTACGCGGGCTACGCCGAGGACGACGTCGTTCCTACGCCCGCTGCCGACGATCCCTTCGCCGACCCCTTCGCCTGA
- a CDS encoding FAD-dependent oxidoreductase has product MEIAVIGGGVSGLVAAHLLRRKHAVTVFEAGDYIGGHTNTVRVDTADNTYWVDTGFIVFNDRNYPLFERLLRTLGVGWQPSDMSFSVTDDHGDFEYASTGVNGIFAKRTHALQPGFYRMLNDLNRFHREASELLDDPEGDESLGAWLERKRFSRAFIDRLIVPQASSVWSADPRQMWEFPASFLAEFFDNHGMLAIRGRPKWRTVVGGSHRYVEALVAPMRDRIHVKAPVAAVTRLDDHVLVQPTGGEARRFDEVVFAVHSDQALRRLTDASGREHEILGAIPYQHNEAVLHTDRSLLPRRRRAWASWNFHLLADPPPLTTVTYYMNRLQSLRADREFCVTLNHTAAIDPSTVIQRIDYAHPVFTAAGRDAQRRHKEISGVNRTHYCGAYWGWGFHEDGVESAVRVAEMFGVGGL; this is encoded by the coding sequence GTGGAGATCGCGGTCATCGGCGGCGGCGTCTCGGGACTCGTAGCCGCCCACCTCTTGCGGCGCAAACACGCCGTCACGGTCTTCGAGGCCGGCGACTACATCGGCGGCCACACCAACACCGTCCGGGTCGACACCGCCGACAACACGTACTGGGTCGACACCGGCTTCATCGTGTTCAACGACCGCAACTACCCGCTATTCGAGCGGTTGTTGCGCACCCTCGGCGTGGGCTGGCAGCCCTCGGACATGAGCTTTTCGGTCACCGACGACCACGGCGATTTCGAGTACGCCAGCACCGGCGTCAACGGCATCTTCGCCAAGCGCACCCACGCCCTCCAACCCGGCTTCTACCGGATGCTCAACGACCTCAACCGCTTCCACCGCGAAGCGAGCGAACTGCTCGACGACCCCGAGGGCGACGAATCGCTCGGCGCCTGGCTCGAGCGCAAGCGTTTCTCGCGGGCCTTCATCGACCGGCTGATCGTGCCGCAGGCCTCGTCGGTGTGGTCGGCCGATCCACGCCAGATGTGGGAGTTCCCGGCGTCGTTCCTCGCCGAGTTCTTCGACAACCACGGCATGCTCGCCATTCGCGGGCGGCCGAAGTGGCGCACAGTGGTGGGCGGTTCGCACCGCTACGTCGAAGCGCTCGTGGCCCCGATGCGCGACCGGATTCACGTGAAGGCGCCGGTGGCGGCGGTGACGCGTCTCGACGACCACGTGCTGGTGCAGCCCACAGGCGGCGAGGCGCGGCGCTTCGACGAAGTGGTGTTCGCGGTGCACTCCGACCAGGCGCTGCGGCGGTTGACCGACGCGTCAGGTCGCGAACACGAGATCCTCGGCGCCATTCCGTACCAGCACAACGAGGCCGTGCTGCACACCGACCGTTCGCTGCTGCCGCGGCGGCGGCGGGCCTGGGCGAGCTGGAACTTCCACCTGCTGGCCGACCCGCCCCCGCTGACGACGGTCACGTATTACATGAACCGCCTCCAGTCGCTGCGGGCCGACCGCGAGTTCTGCGTCACGCTCAACCACACCGCGGCGATCGACCCGTCCACGGTCATCCAGCGCATCGATTACGCCCATCCGGTGTTCACGGCTGCGGGCCGTGACGCCCAGCGGCGGCACAAGGAGATCAGCGGCGTCAACCGCACCCACTACTGCGGCGCCTACTGGGGGTGGGGCTTCCACGAGGACGGGGTCGAAAGCGCGGTGCGGGTCGCCGAGATGTTTGGGGTCGGAGGCCTGTGA